Below is a genomic region from Miscanthus floridulus cultivar M001 chromosome 1, ASM1932011v1, whole genome shotgun sequence.
AGGCAGCAAACTTGTGAGGACAACATAGGACATACTCCCTCTGGGCCGTTTTCTAAGGCGCGGAGGCGCCAGGAGATGGATTCCAGATACGAAGGAGGAATTAATCCAAGCCCGTGATGCTGTGCCAAAGTGCTCGTATTTATTGGATTTGATTCCATAGTGTGCATGTGGTTGCAGTGACGCTTCGTGAAAAGTAGCATGTAGCCAGCCGGCGTTTTTGTATTGGTCGAGGACTCAAATAGTGTCAAGGTCGCATGCAATGATCGCTTCAAAAACAGTGCTTGTGTCAAATCGCCAGTACTTGGAATGACAGCGCGTCTTGCATAGCGGCCTTTCAGAAAAACGCGATAGCGCCTTAGAAAGCTGCCCGGAGGGAGTACTTTTAAGTCCTTATCCAAGCAAGAATAATGCAATTGTTATAGAGTACGCTAGAAGATGAAAATGAACATAAAGCCATGTATCACAAAATCATCAGTTCATGACAAAGTAAATTAGCATTAACCATGTGCTAGGTAAGTAACTTAGTCCTACATAAGGAGGTTTCTCAAGTATACATGTAAATGTGAACCCAAACAGTTGTAAATACAGGATAATAGCAGGTAATGTAATCTTATAAGAGAGAGAATACAAATGCATATTACCAAAAGGAGACAGAAGTGATGAAAAACATATGCTAGATGTATGAGTAAACCTCTTCAAATATACAGAAAGTTCTTGCAGGCGCAATCTTGCTTGAGTATATATTATCATCCAGGTATGTAGAAACCCATTGACACCCAATCGTTGGCACCTGCAATAGATGCACACTTTGCTCAAGTTACATACAAGTCTGAAACTTTTTCAACATTATAGTAGTCCAAAAGCAGTTAGAAGTTAGAAAATATGATAGCAGATGTCATATAATAAGCACAACACAAGGTATCAGACTGAACCAATGCATGGACATTTTACTAACAAACAAGAAAGATAGTATACTAGTACTTCTTCCTTCTTCCATAAAGAATAATTGATGGCCATAACATTAACAAGAACAAAGCTAAGCCTAAACAACTCATAAACAAAAATGTTTAACCTTAATTCTCATGTTCTAGCACACACTATTTGTATGAGGAATAGAGTATGATACACAGCTCTCTTGCAtgtttgagaggaaaaaaaagagCAACAGAGTATGATATATATTGGTGATGCGACACATCCTGCCTTGGCCTATGCCATAAAACATTGGCAAACTGAAAAGGCAGCCATAACATGGATATCAAAACGATGCAATAGGCTCCAAGTAAATCATGTCATACATGAACACAGAGCAAAGTCAGATCCAAAAAGTCAATTTGGGGTGACATTTATCTGTGTTCAAACTTATAGTGACCGAAGAACCCACCCTATTTGTGTATATCTAATGGTCTAATGTTATTGATAATTTTATAAACAATGCATCACTGGGCCATAAGACATGATCCAGTTTCATATCCATAACGAACTAGCTTTTTACTTATTTCAAAAGGAAGAGATGAATATACCTTTGGGAAATCAATGCCATAGGTGATGTGGATTTGCGAGCTAGGGAATGCAGCTATAAAGCAATCATCTCTCCGTAGGTAAACAGGCTCATGAATTTCAGGCGCCAGTTTATCCAACTTTTGCCCATTGGCATCCTCTGCCACACACAAGCCAACGCTTTGTATTGCTTCTACCCACTCTTGCGCTGATCCATCAAGCAAAGGAATCTGGCATTGCTTAAGCACTTTCACATAAATCGAAAACACAACTATAACTGAACACCTTCCCACCTAAGGTATTAACATTGGAAGTAGGGAACTAAAACAAAGGTGAGAAATGGGCAAACATCCGCGCACCTCGTCACCGCCGCTAAGCTCGATACGGCAGTTGTCGACGCCAAGCGCCTCCATCGCCGAGAGAAGGTGCTCCACCGTCCGGACCCGCGTGTGGGCGCCTTCGCCTCGCCGAAGCGTCGTGCAGAGCTGCGACCGTGGCTCGGCGTTCCACACCTCTGCCGCCACCCTCGCCTCCTCCTCACCCTCCACGAGGAAATACCTACCCTCGCCAGCTTGCGTCGGGAACAGCGTGGCGGTGACGCACGCTCCCAAGTGGAGCCCCACGCCCGACCTGCTCACCGCCGCTGCCAGCGTTTGCTGCGGGCGCCCCGTCTGGCAAGGAGGGTTAGTCTGCCATAGTTTCAGACAAATGTTTAATTGTTTTTAAACACTAGAGCGTCGCTGACTTACCGGCTTCCAGGAGAAGGCTGCGCGGGAGACGGACGTTAGGGCTcgggcggcggtggaggacatGGCGGCGGCCGGGGAAGGCAGCGGAGGCAGAAACCTCAAAGTCAAAGCCATCTATACTGATGATGGGAGGGAAAAAAGAGGGCCGGGGACacctgttttttttattttattgattCGTGCCATTATAGTTTTCGATAGTTGGTCGAAACGTTATTACTATTTGTCTATTTTAAAACATGTTATTATAATTCTTCATTTTCCATAAAAATAGTCACTGAATACGTATGGACACAGTCTGAGCCCAGCTGCAGACGTATACGAAGACTGTATACTTCATCTCCCATGTCACAACACGTGAGCCCctcatgtcatcttcttcctcctcctctctcgctccggctctctctctccatcccgacCCGGCCACGGCGGGCGCCAGCCGGCGACGGCGGCTGCAGGCTTGCGGGTGAGCCGACGAGCCGCTGTCGTTACCCCCGCGCGCCGCGGGCGAGCAGTCGCCGACGGGAGTGCCACAGCCGAGCAGCAGGACGTGGCCGGTGCGGAGCTCACCGCCTGGGCGGCCGCGCCGAGGACGTAGCCGGTGCGGAGCTCAGCGGTCTGACCGACGTGTTGCTGCTCGCTCgcagcgtgctgctgctgctcggcatGCCGCTAGCCTTCCCCGGCGGCGGGCGCCTCCTCGTCCATGGCCGACGTCCAGCGAACCTCCTCCTCAATGGATACGACGCCGGTTAGGGCTTCACGAGTACCTCCATGGCTGGCGCCCGGCACACCTCCTCCTCCATGAATCCGCGTAGGTTCACAAGTGCCTCCAATGCCGGCGCGACCGCGGGCTCCACTGGATCCTGGTGCAAGTCGACCACGGGCTCCTGGTCCCCGGCTCTGGCAGGCGTGGCCCCAGTCCCTGTGCGCTGCAGCGACCCCGTCCCAGCGAGATCCAGCAGGCGCGACCCACCCCTATGCCCACGAGCTCCCGCAGGCGCGGTCCTATCCCCGTCCCCGCGAGCTCCAGCAGGCACGGCCCCTTCCCCGCTCCCAGCCTAGGCCGGCGCGCTGCTGCTCGCCCTGCGGCGTGCTGCTGCTCGCGGGGTGCTGGcgtggagagagaggagaaagaagatgacatgtggggcccgcgtgtcagtgacaggggtgatgaagtatacgtcttcgtatacgtCTGCAGCTGGGTCCCAGGCTGTGTCCATACGTATTAAGTGGCATTTTTGTGGAAAACGAATAATTATAATAGCATGCTTCAGAGTAGACGAATAGTAATGACGTTTTTCTAAACATCGAAAATTATAACGGCACGAATCCGATTTACCCTTTTTTTTTCCAGTTCCACAGACAAACACAGACCCGAAACCAGCCCCCAGTCCCCCCTGTCGACTCCGGAACCTCCTGCCGCCACTCCGCCCAAGGCCCCGGTCAAGCTCGCCACCGGCCATTCCCATGTCTCTAGGCCGCCTCGGCCGCGCGCCCTCGTCGCTATTCCTGCTCCGgtccttcaccaccgccgccgccggcgctccGCCGGCCGCGCCCACCCCCTCATCCCCGGGCTTCCTCGCGCACCACCTGCTCGACGAATTCTCCCGCCCGCGCGCCACCCGTGACGCGgcccgcctccgccgcctcgcgGCGTACCTCACGCCGCCAGCCGCGGAGTCCGTCATCCTCCGCCTGCCGTCCTGGCGCCACGCGCTCGACTTCTTCCGCTGGGCCGCCGAGCAGCCGGGCTTCCGCCACTCCTGCTATTCCCTCAACGCCATGGCATCACTCCTGCCACCGCACCAGCGCGCGCACCTTGACCGCCTCGCCACCGAAGCGCTCGCCTCTCGCTGCTCCATGACGCCCGGCGCGCTGGGgttcctcctccgccgcctcggcGCGGCTGGCCTCCCGGATACCGCTGCCCGCGCTTTTGATGCAGCGAGGACGACGCTCAGCTGCACCCCAAACTCGTACACGTACAACTGCCTCCTCGACGCGCTCGCCAAGGCCGGCCGTGCAGAAGACGCCGAGGCGCGGTTGCAGGAGATGGTGGCGAGTTGCGGTGACGAGAGCGTCGACAGGTACACGCTCACCTCGCTCCTAAATTGCTATTGCAACGCGGGGCGTCCTGAAGACGCGAGCGCCGTGTTACAGAGAATGAGCGAGAAGGCCTGGGTGGATGAGCACGTGTTAACTATGCTTGCTGTGGCGTTCAGCaagtggggaaaggtggaggatGCAGTTGAGCTGATTGGGAGGATGGAGGCACTTGGCATGCGACCAAGCGAGAAGACATTGAGCGTTCTAGTACATGGGTTTGCCAGGCAGGGGAGGGTTGATGTGGCCATGGATATGTTTGGTAAGATGGCCAGTTATGGATTCAGTGTGGATTTGGCGATGTACAGTGTGTTAATTGAGGGGCTGTGTGATGGAAACGAGATGGGGAAGGCTGTGAAATTGTTTGAGGATATgaagagggacagggttacaccTGATGTCCGCTTGCTCAAGAAGATGATTGAGACATTCTGTAGACGAGGAGAATTCTCTACTGTTGGCCCATTCATTAATGAAAATGCAGTGCATCTGAAACCCGGCAGTGCTGCCCTATTATATAATGTGATTCTTGAAGGTCTTACTAACCATGGAGAGGTAGAAGCAGCATATCAGTTGCTCAGCTCCATGGTGCGTGGTGGTCAGAGGATTAGTGACGATGATACTGTTGGTGTGCATATTTTTGTTATCAGTGAAGATGTTAAACCAAACTCTGATTCGTTTAACATTGTTGTGTGCGGCCTTTGTAAGGTTAAGAAGCTGGATCTGGCTTTGGCTCTCATAAAGGACATGGTTGGCCTTGGTTGCAAGGGAAAGCTTTTGATGTTTAATGATTTGATACTTGAATTGTGCAATTCGGATAGACTAGATGAAGCATATGAGATATTCAACCAAATGAAGGATCTTGGTTTGAAACCCTCTGAGTTCACATATAATTCATTGTTTTATGGTATTTGTAGAAGAAATGATACTAGTGCTGCCGCTGATCTGCTGAGGGAGATGCGGACAAACACGCACAAACCATGGATTAAGAACTGCACAGAGATGGTGCAACAGCTTTGTCTCAGTGGCAGGATAACAGAAGCCTTGCAATTTCTCGATGAAATGTTAAAATTAGGTTTTCTTCCTGACATTGTCACGTACTCTGCTGCCATGAATGGGATGTGTAAAATTGGAGAGATAGAAAATGCATTAGGGATTTTCCGTGACATTTCTTCCAAATGTTATCTTCCTGATGTGGTAGCACACAATATCTTGATAAATGGATTCCGGAAAGCAGGTAAGTTTGATGAGGCGCAAGAAATCATGGAAGAAATGTTGAGTAAGGGTCTGTTTCCTTCTGTAGTTACCTACAATCTTATGATTGATATTTGGTGCAAGTCCGGCAGGATTGACAAAGCAATCACTTGCGTAGATATGAATGATTGATGAAGAGAAGCCACCAACAGTTGTTACATATACAAGCTTGTTAGACGGACTCTGTAATGCTGGAAGGCCTGATGAAGCCATCGTTTTGTGGTGCAAAATGAGTGAAAAAGGTTGTTCACCAAATGAGATAGCATATACTGCTTTTGTTAATGGACTGTGCAAGTGTGGTCGAATGGAGACTGCAGTGAACTACTATGAAGAGATGAAGACTGAAAGGTTTTGACTTGGATATTTTTTCCCTAGTTAAATTTAATAAATTCGTTGATAGCACAGGGACAGGCCAGTAAAGGATGTGAGCTTTTGAAAGTTATTCTCCAAAAAGATGTGGTGCCCAGTAATCCTTTGAAAATGGTAGGCTTAATAAATAAAGCAACTAAGGAGCTGTCTAAAGATGGAAGAATCTCTTCAGATATCATGATACTTGTAGATAAATGGTTAGTTTCAAGGGGTCAAGGTATGCACATTGAAGATGGAAGCAAATCAGATCtgccttagggcctgtttgggatACCAAGAGATAATTGTCAGCTGCTAAGAATTAGCCAAAATTAGCCCTAGCATATCCAAACAGGGGACTAACAGGTGGGCTAATTTGTTAGCCAGCCTacaactagttgttagccaactTTAGCTAATTTAGGCTAATTTTTAGCCCGAACGAGAAACTAGCCCTAGCTAATCCAAACAGGCACTTGGATGTGTTCTCAAGTCTGACAGTGACCAAAGAGTCATTGTGTCATCTGTGAGATAACATGTGCAGATTCCCTCAAAAAACATGTGCAGATTGTACTTCATTTTTGTGTACATGTTTTTCTGCTTCAGCAACAACTTTCTGCAGGAAGACCTTTCTTAATCTGCCTTTT
It encodes:
- the LOC136549755 gene encoding probable UDP-3-O-acyl-N-acetylglucosamine deacetylase 1, mitochondrial isoform X1; the protein is MALTLRFLPPLPSPAAAMSSTAARALTSVSRAAFSWKPTGRPQQTLAAAVSRSGVGLHLGACVTATLFPTQAGEGRYFLVEGEEEARVAAEVWNAEPRSQLCTTLRRGEGAHTRVRTVEHLLSAMEALGVDNCRIELSGGDEIPLLDGSAQEWVEAIQSVGLCVAEDANGQKLDKLAPEIHEPVYLRRDDCFIAAFPSSQIHITYGIDFPKVPTIGCQWVSTYLDDNIYSSKIAPARTFCIFEEVEEMRAAGLIKGGSLENAMVCSISGGWLNPPLRFEDEPCRHKILDLIGDFSLFAQNGNQGFPIAHIIAYKAGHALHTDFLIHLSGKNTVDQEQLAGQCSNVYGSYSSYVR
- the LOC136549755 gene encoding probable UDP-3-O-acyl-N-acetylglucosamine deacetylase 1, mitochondrial isoform X2, which produces MALTLRFLPPLPSPAAAMSSTAARALTSVSRAAFSWKPTGRPQQTLAAAVSRSGVGLHLGACVTATLFPTQAGEGRYFLVEGEEEARVAAEVWNAEPRSQLCTTLRRGEGAHTRVRTVEHLLSAMEALGVDNCRIELSGGDEVPTIGCQWVSTYLDDNIYSSKIAPARTFCIFEEVEEMRAAGLIKGGSLENAMVCSISGGWLNPPLRFEDEPCRHKILDLIGDFSLFAQNGNQGFPIAHIIAYKAGHALHTDFLIHLSGKNTVDQEQLAGQCSNVYGSYSSYVR